A portion of the Gloeomargarita sp. SRBZ-1_bins_9 genome contains these proteins:
- a CDS encoding adenylate/guanylate cyclase domain-containing protein, whose translation MNTSAAYLLITTPTGEQYIPLVGGNSWSIGRADRNGIVLADRWVSRHHAMIQRLDTGEYYFIDFGSRNGSFLRGRRVSIPVVLQDGDQITVGETKITFHVRNSVPPTPLPAPGPGKGDQDHATEVLHVRCLISVLVVDIREYGLLARQLDEALLAQAIGSWFRQVGEIIQRFGSRVDKYIGDAVMAVWIHSTQGPSQNDMLRLLRTVWAIDKTTANLHYQYPLPGPLRVGVGLNTGYAMVGNSGSGERPEYTALGDTVNLAFRLEAATRSLGLDLAMGENTFRYIQDMDQVHEFFAPYTTMLKGYDEPVTLWGISFNQLRLFLQLHNPEGGTRNGTFTFPLGLPN comes from the coding sequence GTGAATACTTCTGCGGCCTATTTGTTGATTACGACTCCCACCGGTGAACAATATATTCCTCTTGTGGGCGGTAACAGTTGGAGTATTGGTCGCGCCGACCGCAACGGCATTGTCCTGGCAGACCGGTGGGTATCCCGTCATCACGCCATGATCCAACGGTTGGATACGGGGGAGTATTACTTTATTGATTTCGGCAGTCGCAACGGTTCTTTTTTGCGGGGGCGACGCGTCAGTATTCCGGTGGTCCTGCAGGACGGGGACCAAATCACCGTGGGGGAAACCAAAATTACCTTTCACGTGCGTAATTCGGTGCCCCCCACGCCGCTTCCAGCCCCTGGGCCAGGGAAGGGCGACCAGGACCACGCCACCGAAGTGTTGCATGTGCGCTGCCTGATTTCCGTGCTGGTGGTGGACATCCGAGAGTATGGTCTCCTGGCACGGCAGTTGGATGAGGCCTTGCTGGCCCAGGCGATTGGCTCCTGGTTTCGCCAGGTGGGGGAAATCATCCAGCGTTTTGGCTCGCGGGTGGATAAATACATCGGCGATGCGGTGATGGCCGTCTGGATCCACAGCACCCAAGGTCCTTCTCAAAACGACATGTTGCGGTTGTTGCGCACGGTCTGGGCCATTGACAAAACCACCGCCAATTTGCACTACCAATATCCTTTGCCGGGGCCGTTGCGGGTGGGGGTGGGCCTCAACACCGGCTATGCTATGGTGGGCAACAGCGGTAGCGGTGAGCGCCCGGAGTACACCGCTTTAGGGGATACGGTGAATCTGGCGTTCCGGTTGGAGGCGGCCACCCGTAGCCTGGGGTTGGACCTGGCTATGGGGGAAAACACCTTCCGTTATATCCAGGACATGGACCAGGTCCACGAATTTTTCGCACCCTACACCACGATGCTGAAGGGCTACGACGAACCGGTGACCCTGTGGGGGATCTCGTTCAATCAACTGCGCCTGTTTTTGCAATTGCACAATCCCGAGGGGGGCACGCGCAACGGTACGTTTACGTTTCCATTGGGGCTACCAAATTGA
- a CDS encoding pentapeptide repeat-containing protein has protein sequence MGRQTMRGWKRWLAVALFLWLWLCPPVHAEDYNKRMLVGADFSGRNLTDASFVKALLRQANFAGADLRGVSFFGANLDRANFEGANLAGATLDMALMTHTNLKNAILTDAYAYLTNFAGADITGADFTGVVLRRDAQMMLCERASGVNPVTGVATRDSLGCP, from the coding sequence GTGGGGAGACAAACAATGCGCGGCTGGAAACGCTGGTTAGCGGTGGCTTTGTTCCTTTGGCTGTGGCTGTGCCCACCTGTACATGCCGAGGACTACAATAAACGGATGCTGGTGGGGGCCGATTTTTCCGGGCGCAATTTAACCGACGCCAGCTTTGTCAAAGCCCTGTTACGTCAGGCCAACTTTGCCGGCGCCGACCTGCGGGGAGTGAGTTTTTTCGGAGCCAACCTGGACCGAGCCAACTTTGAGGGGGCCAACCTGGCGGGTGCCACCCTGGACATGGCCCTGATGACCCATACCAATTTAAAAAACGCCATTCTCACCGACGCCTACGCCTATCTCACCAATTTTGCCGGCGCGGACATTACCGGTGCGGATTTCACGGGTGTGGTGTTGCGGCGGGATGCCCAGATGATGCTGTGTGAGCGGGCCAGCGGCGTAAATCCGGTGACAGGAGTGGCGACGCGGGATAGCTTGGGTTGCCCTTGA
- the mscL gene encoding large conductance mechanosensitive channel protein MscL, whose amino-acid sequence MVRRRVGAGVGQFWREFQAFALRGNLVDLAVAVIIGGAFNKIITSLVEDLVMPLINPLIPGGDWRTLTIGPGVKIGHFLGAVVDFFIVALVLFWSVRLVLLARRPSPTSAPPEPTTEERLVQAIERLNEHLDRRLG is encoded by the coding sequence ATGGTGAGACGACGGGTAGGGGCTGGAGTTGGCCAGTTTTGGCGCGAGTTTCAAGCTTTTGCCCTGCGGGGGAACCTCGTTGATTTAGCTGTTGCCGTCATCATTGGGGGCGCCTTCAACAAAATCATCACCTCCTTGGTGGAAGACCTGGTGATGCCCTTGATCAACCCCTTGATTCCCGGCGGCGACTGGCGGACATTGACCATTGGGCCAGGGGTCAAGATAGGTCATTTCCTGGGGGCGGTGGTGGACTTTTTCATCGTGGCATTGGTGTTGTTCTGGTCAGTGCGGTTGGTCTTGCTGGCCCGTCGTCCGTCTCCCACCTCCGCCCCGCCCGAGCCGACGACGGAGGAACGCCTGGTGCAGGCCATCGAACGTTTGAACGAACACCTAGACCGACGCCTGGGTTAA
- a CDS encoding CsgG/HfaB family protein → MAAGLGKIMALCLIVGGTIGFVEPQGVQAQGMGIEQLQVQTKKRLAVLDFDFAGTGLSLYGNVGPAKGVSDLLTNRLAQNGTFIVVERSRINQILAEQNLGAGGRIEPATAAQIGRLLGADVVIIGSITQFHVEQTQSATNIGFFGIATASVQQRADVKLAARLVNTATGEVLAVAEGAGTAEHESGGVTVSGIGSVKVTDARDKLLVAAVEQAVKQVVEGIVQQEPTIAALPPLLPDVIAIVADVSPGRVVLNKGAKDGLRPGMVMSVERVVKEIKDPQTGQVLRKDTQPVGRVQLTEVDGVSAVGRILSGRGLRVGDTAKPVPN, encoded by the coding sequence ATGGCAGCAGGGCTGGGGAAGATAATGGCGCTATGCCTAATCGTCGGTGGAACCATTGGTTTTGTGGAGCCTCAAGGGGTCCAGGCTCAAGGTATGGGAATCGAGCAGCTCCAAGTCCAAACCAAGAAGCGCTTGGCAGTACTGGATTTTGACTTTGCCGGTACGGGGCTAAGCCTGTACGGCAATGTCGGACCGGCCAAGGGGGTAAGTGACCTATTGACCAATCGCCTCGCCCAAAACGGGACATTCATTGTGGTGGAACGGAGCCGGATTAACCAGATCCTGGCCGAACAAAATCTGGGGGCGGGCGGGCGAATTGAACCGGCGACGGCAGCCCAAATTGGTCGGCTTTTGGGGGCAGATGTCGTCATCATTGGCTCGATTACCCAATTCCATGTTGAACAAACTCAATCGGCGACGAACATCGGCTTTTTCGGGATAGCGACGGCCAGTGTCCAACAAAGAGCTGATGTAAAATTAGCCGCCCGCCTGGTCAACACTGCTACTGGTGAGGTTCTGGCGGTTGCGGAAGGGGCAGGGACGGCAGAACATGAAAGTGGTGGGGTCACCGTTTCGGGGATTGGTTCGGTCAAGGTCACAGATGCCCGTGATAAACTCTTGGTGGCAGCCGTCGAACAGGCGGTCAAGCAGGTTGTGGAAGGCATCGTGCAGCAGGAACCAACGATTGCCGCGCTGCCTCCGTTGCTGCCGGATGTGATCGCCATCGTGGCGGATGTGTCGCCGGGGCGGGTGGTGCTCAACAAGGGGGCCAAAGATGGCCTGCGCCCAGGGATGGTGATGTCTGTCGAACGGGTCGTCAAGGAAATCAAGGACCCCCAGACGGGCCAAGTCCTGCGCAAAGATACGCAACCGGTGGGACGGGTACAGTTGACCGAGGTGGATGGGGTGTCGGCAGTGGGGCGTATTCTCAGCGGGCGGGGCCTCCGGGTGGGTGACACCGCCAAGCCGGTCCCCAATTGA
- a CDS encoding TIGR04168 family protein, translated as MRIAVVGDVHGQWQEADALALEHLQVDLVLFVGDFGNEAVEVVAQVAVLPWPKAVVLGNHDAWYTATDWGRRQCPYDPSREDRFRQQLDLLGDDHVGYGCRKFPPLGLAVVGGRPCTWGGVEWQWGDFYRQYFGVEGWAASQERILQAIRQARSPQVILLNHNGPSGLGGEPCDPCGRDWAPVGGDFGDPDLAGALHMARSQGISIPLVVFGHMHRQLRGNLGQRRMVHQDEQGTVYFNAAVVPRIRNGLHHFGLVTLGADGVQSAGYVWVHPQAGVVQTEWLFFKGNPSYPASPLLSPDLRRWPAHTASSGHPAATPHP; from the coding sequence GTGCGCATTGCCGTGGTGGGGGATGTCCATGGCCAGTGGCAGGAGGCGGACGCCTTGGCCTTGGAACATTTGCAGGTGGATTTGGTGCTGTTTGTGGGGGATTTCGGCAACGAGGCGGTGGAGGTGGTGGCGCAGGTGGCGGTCTTGCCCTGGCCCAAGGCGGTGGTGCTGGGGAATCACGACGCCTGGTACACGGCCACGGATTGGGGACGGCGCCAATGCCCCTATGACCCCAGCCGGGAGGACCGGTTTCGGCAGCAGTTGGACCTGCTGGGGGATGACCACGTGGGGTATGGCTGCCGGAAGTTTCCCCCCCTGGGGCTGGCGGTGGTGGGGGGACGGCCTTGTACGTGGGGAGGCGTCGAGTGGCAATGGGGCGACTTTTACCGGCAGTACTTTGGGGTCGAGGGTTGGGCAGCTTCCCAGGAGCGCATCCTGCAGGCCATCCGCCAGGCTCGGTCTCCCCAGGTGATCCTCCTCAATCACAATGGCCCCAGCGGTTTGGGCGGGGAACCCTGCGACCCCTGTGGCCGGGATTGGGCGCCCGTGGGGGGGGATTTCGGGGACCCGGATTTGGCCGGAGCGTTACACATGGCGCGTAGCCAAGGTATCTCTATCCCCCTGGTGGTCTTTGGCCACATGCATCGGCAGTTGCGGGGGAATTTGGGGCAACGGCGCATGGTGCATCAGGATGAGCAGGGGACGGTATATTTCAACGCCGCCGTCGTTCCGCGGATTCGCAACGGTCTTCACCATTTCGGCCTGGTCACACTGGGGGCTGATGGGGTTCAGAGCGCAGGCTACGTGTGGGTCCATCCCCAGGCGGGGGTGGTGCAAACCGAGTGGCTGTTCTTCAAGGGCAACCCAAGCTATCCCGCGTCGCCACTCCTGTCACCGGATTTACGCCGCTGGCCCGCTCACACAGCATCATCTGGGCATCCCGCCGCAACACCACACCCGTGA